The following are from one region of the Ignavibacteriota bacterium genome:
- the ispD gene encoding 2-C-methyl-D-erythritol 4-phosphate cytidylyltransferase: MNVFVVIPAGGKGKRSGTETPKQYLKFHGKELIVYTLEVFQMNNLVDEIIISAEKEYFPLLNEIKRKFNLTKISKVVEGGEERQDSVYNALKAIKTEGASSDDYARLNDDLILVHDAARPLLPDSILTKAINTAKEKGNALVCLKARDTLLKGDQLVSEYIDRSEMYYVQTPQIFKYGDLMKAMKKAYEKNFIGTDESMLIKELGIDINIVEGSMLNFKVTTATEIEMFEKLIAPNQ, translated from the coding sequence GTGAATGTATTTGTTGTAATTCCTGCTGGCGGGAAAGGAAAGAGAAGCGGAACCGAAACTCCGAAACAGTATTTGAAGTTTCATGGCAAAGAGTTGATTGTTTACACTCTTGAAGTTTTTCAAATGAATAATCTTGTTGACGAAATTATTATCTCGGCCGAAAAAGAATACTTTCCTTTGCTGAATGAGATAAAAAGGAAATTTAATCTCACCAAAATCTCAAAGGTTGTTGAGGGCGGAGAAGAAAGACAGGATTCGGTTTACAATGCTCTCAAAGCAATCAAAACTGAGGGGGCTTCGTCTGACGACTACGCCCGCCTAAATGATGATTTGATTTTAGTTCATGATGCAGCCCGACCTTTACTTCCCGATTCAATTCTTACAAAAGCAATAAACACTGCAAAAGAAAAAGGTAATGCTCTAGTCTGCCTGAAAGCAAGAGATACTTTGCTGAAAGGCGATCAGCTTGTCAGTGAGTATATTGACAGATCAGAAATGTATTACGTGCAGACACCGCAAATTTTTAAATACGGTGATCTTATGAAAGCTATGAAGAAAGCGTATGAAAAGAATTTTATCGGTACCGATGAATCGATGTTAATTAAAGAGCTTGGAATAGATATTAATATTGTTGAAGGCTCAATGCTGAATTTTAAAGTTACTACTGCAACTGAGATTGAGATGTTTGAAAAGCTTATAGCTCCCAATCAATAA